In one window of Catalinimonas alkaloidigena DNA:
- a CDS encoding helix-turn-helix domain-containing protein yields MVSNADRITSCYLGPQISPEQFVAEHMFLFLLKGTLHGYDGHRHHTLRPGECCLVRKNQLARYTKQKDEGQFEKVVVIFDAPFLKSYQERHAVTAEPAHVSGPFVRLEPGELIPTFIRSLRPYYQMGGQIDDAFAHVKREELLLILLRTHPKLAALFFDFGPPHKVDLEAFMHRHYKFNVSIERFAFLTGRSLSAFKRDFRQIFSDTPSRWLVQRRLEEAYFLLDHEGGKPSDIYLDLGFEDLSHFSFAFKKKYGVAPTQLSKNVSVLRPSPMT; encoded by the coding sequence ATGGTGAGCAACGCTGATCGCATTACGTCCTGTTACCTGGGGCCGCAGATTTCGCCCGAGCAATTTGTTGCGGAGCACATGTTTCTGTTTCTGCTCAAAGGCACCCTGCACGGCTACGACGGCCACCGGCACCACACGCTACGCCCCGGCGAATGCTGTCTGGTGCGCAAAAACCAGTTGGCTCGTTACACCAAACAAAAGGACGAAGGACAATTTGAGAAAGTGGTGGTGATTTTCGATGCGCCTTTTCTGAAATCGTATCAGGAACGCCACGCCGTCACCGCTGAGCCGGCTCACGTTAGCGGGCCTTTTGTCCGGTTGGAGCCTGGTGAGTTGATTCCCACCTTTATTCGCTCCCTACGGCCTTACTACCAGATGGGCGGGCAGATCGACGACGCCTTTGCCCACGTGAAACGCGAAGAACTGCTCCTGATTCTGCTGCGCACTCATCCGAAACTGGCCGCTCTTTTCTTCGATTTTGGTCCACCCCACAAAGTAGACCTGGAAGCCTTTATGCACCGGCATTACAAATTCAACGTGAGCATAGAGCGCTTTGCGTTCCTGACGGGCCGCAGTCTGTCGGCGTTCAAACGCGATTTTCGGCAGATCTTCTCCGATACGCCCAGTCGCTGGTTAGTGCAACGTCGCCTGGAGGAGGCGTATTTTCTCCTGGACCACGAAGGCGGGAAACCTTCCGACATTTACCTGGACCTGGGCTTTGAGGATCTCTCGCACTTTTCGTTTGCCTTCAAGAAAAAATACGGCGTCGCCCCAACCCAACTGTCCAAAAACGTTTCCGTACTCCGGCCGTCACCCATGACATGA
- a CDS encoding SDR family oxidoreductase produces MTPSVSDTLVLVTGGTGFVGSHCILQLLQRGYRVRTTVRSLEKKEKVLAMLRQGGLASFDRLSFAEADLTHDRNWNTALQDCTYVLHVASPIFLELPRHEDEMIRPAVDGTLRVLRAARQAGVKRVVMTSNFGAVGYSHRDHNTPITETSWTDPHEKGLSAYNQSKVLAERAAWDFMAHEGGDLELAVINPMGIFGPALGPELSSGFGLLQKVLDGSMKRLPDIRMGVVDVRDVADLHLRAMTHPAANGERFLALAGGTMSLLEISQFLRRKLPDVTQRASTRPLPTWLLRMAALFNTQARAILPLVGIYRNASNAKAKQLLGWQPRPNEEALLATAQSLVHYGLLRPETGAR; encoded by the coding sequence ATGACACCTTCTGTTTCTGACACCCTTGTTCTGGTCACCGGCGGCACCGGCTTCGTCGGGAGTCACTGCATTTTGCAACTGCTGCAACGCGGCTATCGGGTTCGCACCACTGTCCGGTCGCTCGAGAAAAAAGAAAAAGTCCTGGCCATGCTCCGCCAGGGCGGCCTCGCTTCGTTTGACCGCCTTTCGTTTGCAGAGGCCGATCTGACCCACGACCGCAATTGGAACACGGCTCTGCAGGACTGTACGTACGTGCTGCACGTGGCCTCCCCCATCTTTCTGGAACTGCCCCGCCACGAGGACGAGATGATCCGCCCGGCCGTGGACGGTACGCTGCGGGTGTTGCGGGCGGCGCGGCAGGCAGGCGTGAAACGCGTGGTGATGACTTCCAATTTTGGTGCGGTGGGCTACAGCCACCGGGATCACAACACGCCGATCACAGAAACCAGCTGGACCGATCCTCATGAGAAAGGGCTGTCGGCTTACAACCAATCGAAGGTGCTGGCAGAACGGGCTGCCTGGGACTTTATGGCCCACGAAGGAGGCGACCTGGAGCTAGCGGTGATCAATCCGATGGGTATTTTCGGTCCGGCGCTGGGCCCGGAGCTTTCCAGTGGTTTCGGGTTACTCCAGAAAGTTTTGGACGGGAGCATGAAACGCCTGCCGGACATTCGCATGGGAGTTGTTGACGTGCGCGACGTGGCCGATCTGCACCTCCGCGCCATGACACACCCTGCCGCCAACGGCGAACGCTTTCTGGCGCTGGCCGGCGGCACGATGTCGCTGCTGGAAATCAGCCAGTTCCTCCGCCGGAAACTACCGGACGTGACGCAACGGGCTTCCACCCGGCCCCTTCCTACCTGGCTACTACGGATGGCGGCGCTGTTCAACACACAGGCGCGGGCAATTTTGCCGCTGGTGGGCATTTACCGGAACGCCAGCAATGCCAAGGCGAAGCAACTGCTGGGTTGGCAACCCCGCCCGAACGAAGAAGCCCTTCTGGCCACGGCCCAAAGTCTGGTACACTACGGCCTCTTGCGTCCCGAAACAGGCGCCCGATGA